One window from the genome of Syntrophales bacterium encodes:
- a CDS encoding electron transfer flavoprotein subunit beta/FixA family protein, with the protein MKIVVAMKQIPDLQQIRIRNRRPVMEDVPMTLGKIDRNALEEGLRIREALGNDSRVIVVSAGTPDAGETVKEALAAGADEAFIIVDDGAGAWESSVSAALLAEAVRRIGAVDMLLFGEGSGDNYSGQTGPRVAEILDLPQVGYAGRVETDGRTARVNRVLEDCEETVEAALPVVIGIMGDINEPRIPSVTQILKAGRKPVKVLEASDLAVDTGRQRIETVSNLAPETSRRHEPVKTCADLRAVLEKEGFLGR; encoded by the coding sequence GTGAAGATTGTTGTTGCCATGAAGCAGATTCCCGACCTGCAGCAGATCCGGATCCGGAATCGCCGGCCGGTAATGGAGGATGTTCCCATGACGCTCGGGAAAATCGACCGGAACGCCCTCGAAGAGGGACTGAGGATCCGGGAAGCCCTGGGGAATGACAGCCGCGTCATCGTCGTGTCGGCGGGGACCCCGGATGCCGGGGAAACCGTCAAGGAAGCGCTGGCCGCCGGGGCCGACGAGGCCTTCATCATTGTGGACGATGGTGCCGGTGCATGGGAAAGCTCCGTCAGCGCCGCCCTCCTGGCCGAAGCGGTCAGGAGAATCGGTGCAGTGGACATGCTCCTCTTCGGCGAAGGCAGCGGCGACAACTATTCGGGACAGACAGGGCCGAGGGTGGCCGAGATCCTCGATCTGCCACAGGTCGGCTATGCGGGCCGTGTGGAGACGGACGGCCGGACGGCGCGGGTCAACCGGGTGCTGGAGGACTGCGAGGAGACCGTCGAAGCGGCACTGCCCGTCGTCATCGGCATCATGGGGGACATCAATGAGCCGCGGATCCCGTCCGTCACCCAGATCCTGAAGGCCGGGAGAAAGCCCGTGAAAGTCTTGGAAGCGTCCGATCTGGCCGTGGATACGGGCAGGCAGCGGATCGAAACGGTGAGCAACCTGGCACCGGAGACCTCTCGCAGGCACGAACCGGTGAAGACCTGCGCGGACCTGCGCGCCGTACTCGAAAAGGAAGGATTTCTGGGGAGGTAG
- a CDS encoding 4Fe-4S dicluster domain-containing protein has product MSDLKAKLALDVFKEDKEFPIAIRKGKERDPRLRKMVRICPAGLYREDASGAVTMSEDGCLECGTCLRVCGGDVLDWRYPNGGAGVQFRFG; this is encoded by the coding sequence ATGAGCGACCTGAAGGCCAAGCTGGCATTGGATGTTTTCAAGGAAGACAAAGAGTTCCCCATTGCCATTCGGAAGGGAAAGGAGCGGGACCCCCGCCTGAGGAAAATGGTCCGGATCTGCCCCGCCGGCCTGTACCGCGAGGATGCCTCGGGGGCGGTCACCATGAGCGAGGATGGTTGCCTGGAGTGCGGGACGTGCCTGAGGGTGTGCGGCGGGGATGTGCTGGACTGGCGGTATCCGAACGGCGGTGCGGGCGTTCAGTTCCGGTTCGGCTGA